The genomic interval GCTTCCGGGCGTTCGACGTCAGCGGCGCGTTCGGGCTGGGCTCGGCGGACCAGGCCCGGTTGTACCTGGCGGACGGCAAGACGCAGGTGGACGGCTTCTCCTGGAGCAGTCACTCGAACCCGTCGTGGTCGCGCTGCTCCGACGGAACCGGCGCCTTCAAGCAGGCGGCGTCGGTGACACTGGGCGCCGCGAATGCCTGCGGTACGGGTGGGGGCTCGACGACCCCCGTGGCGTGGCCGGGCGGCAGCTCGGTGGCCACCGCGGACGGCTCGAATGTCTTCGGCGAAGACCTGAGCGGCCTCTACCGGGACGGCAGCGTGCTGTGGGCCGCGCAGAACAGCGGCAAGCTGTGGCGCCTGGTCCGTGACGGTTCGGGCGGCTGGAAGCCGGACACCGCGAACGGCTGGTCCTCGGGCAAGGCGCTGCGTTTCCCGGGCGGCTCCGGCAGCCCGGACAGTGAGGGCGTCACCGCGACGGGCGGCGCGATCTTCGTGGCGAGCGAGCGCAACGGGGACGCCTCGGGCACGAGCCGCCTTTCGGTGCTGCGGTACGACGTGAGCGGTTCGGGCTCGTCGCTGACGGCCGCCAAGGAGTGGAACCTCACCTCCGACCTTCCGGCGACGGGCTCCAACCTGGGTCTGGAAGCGGTGACTTGGGTCCCGGACGCGTCGCTGACCGGCGCCGGTCTGAAGGACGCGTCGACGGGCGCGGCGTACGACCCGTCCCACTACGGCGCCCACAGCGGCGGGGTGTTCTTCGTCGGCGTCGAGGGCACGGGCATGGTCTACGGATACGTCCTGGCCGACTCCGGCTCGTACACCCGGATCGCCTCCTTCAGCAGCGGCCTGTCCGGCGTGATGGAGCTCCAGTGGGAGCCCCAGGCGTCCCGCCTCTGGGCGGTCTGCGACGACACCTGCGACGGCCGCCACCAGACCCTCACGGTCAACGCGGCGGGCACGTTCGCCGTGACCGGCACGTATAACCGCCCGTCCGGCATGGCCAATTACAACAACGAGGGCTTCGCGCTGGCGGGCGCGGACGAGTGCGTGTCGGGGTCGAAGCCGGTGTACTGGTCGGACGACGCGAACGACGGCGGGCACGCGCTGCGGAGGGGCAGCGTCAGCTGCTGATAGCGGAGCGGGGCGCGGGGCGTCGTCAGGGCGTCTCGCGCCCCTCCGCGGCCAGCCGTTCCCGGAGGCGTCGGGCGGCGAACTCGATGAAGGGGCGGCTCTCCATCAGACGGCACTCGGCGGCACCGATCACACCGGTGCGCACCAGCCCCGCGTCCTCCGCCTCCGCGCCGACCCCGGGGAAGTGCCGGCCGTTGTCGTCGCCCACGTCCGGCGCCTCCACCCAGACCCGTTCGCCGTCGACGAGGTACGGGAAGCGGCGCAGCTTGCGCCGGTGGTTGGGGATCAGGGACTCGGCGTAGTGCAGGAACGAGTTGCGGTTGTGGCCCACGCCCAGCAGCAGGATGTGGGCGCCGAGTCCGTGCAGCCGGTCGAACGGCGAGCCGCGCCCCACCGCATAGGCCAGCGGCTGCCGCGCGGTGATCTCCCGGGCCAGCGGCCCCAGCGCCGCGACGGACGCCTGCGGGTGGGAACTGCGCAGCCGCTCGGGGTCGGCGAGCACGGCGGTGGGCAGCGCGCCCATGAGGGTGGGCAGCCGGTCGTGGAACAACGGCACGCCCGAGCGGTCCGCGTCGGCTCCCGCTCCCGGGTGCGGGTCCCGTACCGCGTCACCGGTGAACGCGGGCACCACCACGGTGCCCTGCGGGCCGAGGTGCTCGCGCAGCGCGCCGAGAACCGTCGCGACGCCGCCTTCGACACGGCCGAAGGAGGAGAGGGAGGCGTGCACGATGACCGTCGCGCCGACGGGCAGCCCAAGCGCCTCGAACCCGGCGCGCAGGTCGTGTCCGGTGAGCGGGGGGCTCCCCTCCTCGCGGAGGGCGGCATCCAGCACGGTCATGAGCTGCGCGGTGCGGCTCCTGCCGGTGGGGGCGGGCGGGTAGCGGCGGAGGACGTCGATCAGGGTGGGGGTGGCTCGTTCGCGGGCCCTTTCGAGCGCCCGGTCGCCCGCTCCGGGGTCCTCGATCTCCGCGATGCGGGCCGCGTTCGCTGCTGCGCGCAGGATGTGTGCGACCTGGTGGGCCTTCGCGATCGGGTGCAGGTAGGCAGCGGACGCGGCGTCGCCCGCCGCCTGCGCGGCGAGGCGGGCGGCCTCCGTGGCCGCGTCCTTGGCGGCGCGGTGGGCATCCATCGACGTGACGCGCTGGAGCCGGGTGCGGGGCGCGCCGCCGATGAACTCGCGGGCCGTCTCGATGGCGGCCCGGGGTCGTGCGTCGCCGGGGTGTGCGGCCTCGAACACCGGCAGGACGCCCTCCGCCGCCTCGGTGGCGTAGCGCGCTACGGCCCTCAGCTCGTCCAGGGACAGTTCGAAGTCGCTCGTCACGCGGGCGATCCTCGCACAGGCGTCCGTTCAGCCGAGCCGTGCGGCGGGGATCTCGTACTCCGCCCACACCGTCTTCCCCGGTGCCCGCGTCCTCGGGTACCAGCCCCAGCGTGTGGCCAGGCCGGCCGTCGGACCGGGGCGCTCCACGAGGCGCAGCAGCAGGTGGAAGTCCCTGCCCTGTACGTGGCCGTGGCGCACCGCGAACCCCTCGCCTGGTTCAAGAGCAGCTACAGCGGCACCGAGGGCGGCGACTGCGTCGAGGTCGCGGCCGGTGCGGGAACCGTGCACGTCCGTGACTACAAGGACCTGGCCGGGCCCGTCCTCCGCGTGCCGCAGAACGCCAGGACCGGGTTCGTCGGACTCGCCACCGCGACGAAGTACAGGCCGCGTCTGTACGCGCCAGAGCCCCGCTGGGCCAGGCGCGATCGGCATCACCGGTGCGGGTGATGCCGATCGCGCCCGGACCGGGGCGTCAGGTGTTACGCCAGCGTCCAGGACTGGTTCGCCGTGCCGCCGCACGTCCAGATCTGGAGCTGGTTGCCGTCCGTGGTGCTCCAGTCCGTGACGTCCAGGCACTTGCCGGAACCGGTGTTCACCAGGCTGCCGTTGGCGCCGGTCGTCCAGGACTGGGCGGCGGAGCCGTTGCAGTCGTAGAGCTGGACCTTCGTGCCGTTGGCGGTGCCGGCCGCCGCGACGTCGAGGCACTTGCCGAGGGCGCGGAAGGTGTTGCCGTTGCGGGTCCACTGCTGGGCCGACGTGCCGTTGCAGGTGTAGAGGTCGACCTTGGTGCCGTTGGCGCTGTTGGCGCCGGCGACGTCGACGCACTTGCCGCCGTAGCCCTTGATGGCGGTGGTGCCGGCCGGTGGGTCGACGGGGCCGCCGCCGCCCGTGATGGCCTTGAAGGTGTTGGTGAACTGCCAGGTGCTCTGCGGGGTGCCGCTCTGGCCCTGGTTGTCGCGGCCGAGGGACCAGAAGGTGAGTTCCTGGATGCCCTTGCTCGCGGCGAAGGCTTCGAGTTCCTGGGCGTCCTGGACGGTGAAGACCTCGGCGGCGGTGTCGTTGATGCCGATCATCGGGCAGTTGCCCTCCATCGCCCACAGCTGGGCGGAGGACTTGTCGGTCCAGATCTGGCCGAGCTGGGTGTGCAGCCCGTTCGCGGCGCTGATCGCGGCCTGGCCCATGTCCATGGCGGGGCCGTAGTCCATGGTCATGATGTTGACCAGGTTGACGTTGAGGTTGTGGCTCTTGGCGTTCTTCAGGAGCGCGATGCCGTTGGACTCCAGGCCGCTCGGGCTGACCGGGAGGGTGAAGTCGACGTCCAGCTTCCGGCCCTGGGCCGCGTAGTCCTTCTGGAGGTTGGCCAGTGCCTGGTTGCGGCGGTCGTTGGCGGCGGTGTTGTCGAGGGTGCTGCCCTCGATGTCCAGGTCGATGCGGGTCAGGTTGAACTGGTCGATGACCTTCTTGTACTGGGCCTGCATCGCGGACACCGAGCTGCAGGAGGCGAGTTCGCTGCCGCTCGCGCCGCCGAAGGAGGCGATGACGTCGCCGCCGACCGCGCGGAGGCTGTTGATCGCGTTGTTCCAGCCGGAGTCGGTGACCGGGGTGTCGCCGTTGATGGTGGCGTTGCAGGTGCCCTGGCTGACGATGAAGGCGAGCGTGTAGTACTTGTTGCCGGTCGCGTTGTACGCGTTCATCAGGCTGGACGGGCTGTTCCACATCTCCGCGTACGGGGCCGCGTAGTGCGCGGGGAAGCCGGGGCCGGGGTTGGCGGCGGCGGAGGCGGGGGCGGCGGCCGTGGCGACCAGGCCGGCGGCGGCCAGCGGCACGACGCCGAGCAGGGCGGTCAGCCATCTGCTGCGTGTTCTGGGCATGGGGGTCCCTCCGGTTTACGGGTAGGTGGTGAGGTACGCGACGTTGCTGCTGGGCGTGACGGCCGCCCCGGTGCTGTTGATGATGTGGCTGATCGTTCCGGCGCCGCCGAGGACGACGGTCACCATGTCGTGGAACTTCACGCCGGAGGTCTGGGGCACCTCGAAGGAGTGGTCCTCGACCACCGACGGATTGACGTTGAAGTACGCGTAGCTGCCGAGGCCCCAGGCTTCGTGGCTGGTCACGGACGCGCCGACCTTGTACGCCGGGTAGCCGTTGGTGTTCCCGTTCTTCCAGGCGCTCTGGTTGGGCGGGTCGTACGGCAGCTCGTTCTGGAAGAAGTACGTGCGCCCGCCGTTGCCGTTCCAGATGACCTGGGTCTTCTGGTAGTGCTCCACGAACAGCCCGTACGCGGTGACGTTCTGGCCGTTGACGACGAGCCCGGTGTCGGCGGTGTTGGTGTTCCAGCCGACCGTGCCGCCGTTGCCGTGGTCGGCGCGCCAGATCCAGGTGTGGTCGATGATCGTGTTGTTGGTGTTGACGACCAGCGACTGGGTGGCCTTGCCGACGGTCGCGCCGCCGATGCGGAAGAACACGTCGTTGAGCGTGACGGGGTTGGCGGCGTGGTTCGCCGACGAGCCGTCGGGCCCGATCCGCATCAGGGTCTGGGAGTTGGTCGTACCGGCGTCGACCAGGACGCCCGCGATCTTGATGCCGTCCACGTCGGCCGTGGTCAGCGCGGTGATGCCGTTGTCCGGGATGAGCGTGGCGAGGCCCATGCCGAGGACGACGGTGTCGGGGCGGGTGACGTTGAGCGTCTGGTTGAGGTGGTAGACGCCCGGGGTGATGAGGAGGTTCTTGCCGGCGGCCAGGGCGGCGTTCATGTCGGCCGCGCTCGCGCCGGGCTTGGCGATGTAGAAGTCGTCCAGCGGCAGCGAGGAGCCCGCCTGGGTCTTGCCGCTCCAGGTGGTGGCCGAGGCGTTGGTCTGGGCGGCGGGGACGAAGACCTTCCAGGCGCCCGCGTCGTCCACGTACAGGAAGGGCTTCTCGCGGTTGACCGGGGCGGAGGCGACGGTGGTGTAGGTCGGGAAGGACTGGGCGGGGGCGCCCTGGTCGCCGACGAAGACCATGTTCCAGTTGGAGCCGGACCAGGAACCCATCGTGGTGTTCTTGGTCAGGAACTGCTGCTGGCTGCCCGACTGGATCTGGCCGTCGATCTTCGAGTCGGAGATGAAGCCGCCGCTGGACCAGCCGCCGTCGTCCAGCTTGAGGTTTCCGCGTACGTGCATGCGCCGGTACGGTGCCGCCTGCGAGACGGCCCAGCGGTCGCTGCCGCCGTTCGGGGTGACCGACAGGTTCTCCGCGTCGCGCCAGAAGTTCTGGGTCGCGTTGCCCTGGAACCAGTCGGCCTCCGCGTGGACGGCGCCGTTGATGTTCACCGCGTCCGGGGAGAGGCCGAGGCCGGCGACCTGGGTGTAGAAGCCGACGTTGACGTCCGCGCTGTACGTGCCCGGCTTGAACAGGACCGCGTAGCGCTGGGAGCCGAACTGGTTGGACTGCTGCTGGCTGAAGATGCTGTTCAGCTTGGACTGGATGGCCGAGGCGGACATCGACGGGTCGAAGATCACCGTGTTCGGGCCGAGGTCCGGGTTGTTGCCGGTGGGCGGGTTGGGGTCGGTCGGGTCCACGGCGCCCGAGAAGCTCCACTTCTGGTTGCCGGTGCCCGCGCAGTCCCAGATCTGGAGGCGGGCGCCGTCCGCGTTGCTGTTGTCCTTGATGTCCAGGCACTTGTTCGCGGCGGTGTTGACCAGGTCGCCGGCGGAGGTCAGCCGCCACTTCTGGCTGGCGACGCTCCCGTAGCAGGTCCAGAGGTGGACGGCGGTGCCGTTGGCCGTGCCGTTCGCGGCCAGGTCCAGGCACTTGCCCTTCGCGGTCAGCGAGCCGTCGCTGTTCAGGGTCCAGCTCTGGTTCTGGCTGCCGGGGTAGCACGTCCACATCTGGGCGGGCGTGCCGTCGGCGGTCGAACCGTCGGTGACGTCGAGGCACTTGCCGTTGCCGGTGTTCGTCAGGGCACCGGGGGTCGCGGCACCGGCGGTCCCCGACCCGAGGGCGACCAGGGCCCCGGCGGCGGCCAGCGAGGCGGACAGCGCCATGGCCAGGGGGGCGGTTCGCCGTCTGCGGCGATGGGGTGGACGAGGCATGGAGAGCCTTCCCGTGGTGGGGGTGCGGGATCAGGTGCATGACAGGAACTCGGCCGGCGCCTTATTTCAAGCCGTGAAGCTAGAGGCGTCGCCGACCGCCCGTCAACCCCCTTGCATGAGCCGGTATTTCACCTTCTGTAGACACTCCGCCCGGGATCACGGGAAACCGCAGGACCCTCGTACGCCTTCTGAAGTCGCAGGTCAGCTGCGCTGACATGCAGCGTTCGAGTTGTGCGCGATTTTCTGCCAGGAAAGTTTCCTGACAGACTCCTTGACGGGCTGTCGTGTACACGCGCAGACTCCGGTTCTGCTCGGCCGCCGCGCTCCACCGCCCACCTCTGGAGTCCCCCATGCGCGTCAGACACGGCACCGCACTCCTGCTCCGGCTACTCGCTCTGGCCGCCCTGGTCCTCGGCCTGCAAGCCGCCCCGGCTCACGCCGCCCCCGCCGCCGCTACGTTCCGGGTGCTGGCGTTCTACGACGGCACGTACGACGCCGCGCACATCAGCTTCGACCACGAGGCGAACGCCTGGTTCGCCCAGCAGGGCGCCGCCCACGGCTTCACGTACACCGCCACGACCGACTGGAGCCGGCTCAACAGCAGCGAGCTGGCCGGCTACCAGGTGGTGATGTTCCTCGACAACTACCCCCACACCGCCTCTCAGCGCTCCGCCTTCCAGTCGTACGTGCAGAACGGCGGCGGGTTCGTCGGCTTCCACGTCTCCGCGTTCAACACGGACACCAGCGACTGGCCCTGGTACCACAACACCTTCCTCGGCACCGGCACGTTCCGCTCCAACACCTGGGGTCCCACGCAGGAGACGCTGCGCGTGGACGACCCGGGGCACCCGGCGACGGCGGGGCTCCCCGCCACCATCACCTCGTCGGTCAGCGAGTGGTACAGCTGGCAGAACGACCTGCGGAAGAACCCCGCGATCGACGTCCTCGCCTCCATGGCGCCCTCGACGTTCCCCATCGGCACCGACCCCAACCAGACCTGGTACAGCGGGGATTACCCGATCGTGTGGTCGAACCGCGACTACCGGATGGTCTACAACAACTTCGGCCACAACGCGATGGACTACGCGACGAACACCGCCTTGTCCTCCACGTTCGCCAGCGACCGGCAGAACCAGCTGCTGCTCCAGGAGATCGCCTGGGCCGCCGGGCAGGACGGCGGCCCGGTCACCCCGCCCGAGGGCGCCACCGGCCGGATCACCGGCTACGGCAGCAAGTGCGTCGACGTGGCGGGCGCGAGCTCCGCCAACGGCACGGCGGTCCAGCTCTACGACTGCAACGGCTCGGGGGCCCAGCGGTGGACGGCCGGGACCGACGGCACGCTGCGGGCGCTCGGCAAGTGCCTGGACGTCGCCGCGGCCGGGACCGCCAACGGCACGAAGGTGCAGCTCTACGACTGCAACGGCTCCGGGGCGCAGGTCTGGCAGCACCGGAGCACCGGCGAGCTGGTGAACCCCGCGTCCGGGAAGTGCCTGGACGCGACCGGGCCCAGCTCGGCCAACGGCACCCGGCTCCAGCTCTGGACCTGCTACGGCAGCGGCAACCAGCTCTGGACCGGCCCGGCCTGACCGGGGTGGGGCGGGGGCGGTCGCGGCGAGGGGGCGGACCCCGCCGCGACCGCCCCTCCGTCCGGGTGGCCCCGTCCCGCCGCCCGGCGCAACGCCTCGTGTCGCGCGCGCGGAGCGGGGGCGCGGGCCGCCCAGGATGCCGGTATGAAACCCATGCCCAAACGCCTTGCCGCGCTGCGCTCACGCGCCCGCGCCACGGGTGCGGCCTGCGCCGTCCTGGCGACCGTCGTCCCCGTCTTCTCCCTCGGCCTCGGCGCGACCCC from Streptomyces drozdowiczii carries:
- a CDS encoding lamin tail domain-containing protein, producing the protein MDSVTAPLPRALARFLLAAPLLAAGALTGVPSAHAAPADDVRINEVVTTGDVNDSVELYNKGGSSVDVSGWILKDDDKDHTYKIPSGTTLAPGGFRAFDVSGAFGLGSADQARLYLADGKTQVDGFSWSSHSNPSWSRCSDGTGAFKQAASVTLGAANACGTGGGSTTPVAWPGGSSVATADGSNVFGEDLSGLYRDGSVLWAAQNSGKLWRLVRDGSGGWKPDTANGWSSGKALRFPGGSGSPDSEGVTATGGAIFVASERNGDASGTSRLSVLRYDVSGSGSSLTAAKEWNLTSDLPATGSNLGLEAVTWVPDASLTGAGLKDASTGAAYDPSHYGAHSGGVFFVGVEGTGMVYGYVLADSGSYTRIASFSSGLSGVMELQWEPQASRLWAVCDDTCDGRHQTLTVNAAGTFAVTGTYNRPSGMANYNNEGFALAGADECVSGSKPVYWSDDANDGGHALRRGSVSC
- a CDS encoding aminoglycoside N(3)-acetyltransferase, whose translation is MTSDFELSLDELRAVARYATEAAEGVLPVFEAAHPGDARPRAAIETAREFIGGAPRTRLQRVTSMDAHRAAKDAATEAARLAAQAAGDAASAAYLHPIAKAHQVAHILRAAANAARIAEIEDPGAGDRALERARERATPTLIDVLRRYPPAPTGRSRTAQLMTVLDAALREEGSPPLTGHDLRAGFEALGLPVGATVIVHASLSSFGRVEGGVATVLGALREHLGPQGTVVVPAFTGDAVRDPHPGAGADADRSGVPLFHDRLPTLMGALPTAVLADPERLRSSHPQASVAALGPLAREITARQPLAYAVGRGSPFDRLHGLGAHILLLGVGHNRNSFLHYAESLIPNHRRKLRRFPYLVDGERVWVEAPDVGDDNGRHFPGVGAEAEDAGLVRTGVIGAAECRLMESRPFIEFAARRLRERLAAEGRETP
- a CDS encoding ricin-type beta-trefoil lectin domain protein, whose product is MPRTRSRWLTALLGVVPLAAAGLVATAAAPASAAANPGPGFPAHYAAPYAEMWNSPSSLMNAYNATGNKYYTLAFIVSQGTCNATINGDTPVTDSGWNNAINSLRAVGGDVIASFGGASGSELASCSSVSAMQAQYKKVIDQFNLTRIDLDIEGSTLDNTAANDRRNQALANLQKDYAAQGRKLDVDFTLPVSPSGLESNGIALLKNAKSHNLNVNLVNIMTMDYGPAMDMGQAAISAANGLHTQLGQIWTDKSSAQLWAMEGNCPMIGINDTAAEVFTVQDAQELEAFAASKGIQELTFWSLGRDNQGQSGTPQSTWQFTNTFKAITGGGGPVDPPAGTTAIKGYGGKCVDVAGANSANGTKVDLYTCNGTSAQQWTRNGNTFRALGKCLDVAAAGTANGTKVQLYDCNGSAAQSWTTGANGSLVNTGSGKCLDVTDWSTTDGNQLQIWTCGGTANQSWTLA
- a CDS encoding RICIN domain-containing protein; the protein is MALSASLAAAGALVALGSGTAGAATPGALTNTGNGKCLDVTDGSTADGTPAQMWTCYPGSQNQSWTLNSDGSLTAKGKCLDLAANGTANGTAVHLWTCYGSVASQKWRLTSAGDLVNTAANKCLDIKDNSNADGARLQIWDCAGTGNQKWSFSGAVDPTDPNPPTGNNPDLGPNTVIFDPSMSASAIQSKLNSIFSQQQSNQFGSQRYAVLFKPGTYSADVNVGFYTQVAGLGLSPDAVNINGAVHAEADWFQGNATQNFWRDAENLSVTPNGGSDRWAVSQAAPYRRMHVRGNLKLDDGGWSSGGFISDSKIDGQIQSGSQQQFLTKNTTMGSWSGSNWNMVFVGDQGAPAQSFPTYTTVASAPVNREKPFLYVDDAGAWKVFVPAAQTNASATTWSGKTQAGSSLPLDDFYIAKPGASAADMNAALAAGKNLLITPGVYHLNQTLNVTRPDTVVLGMGLATLIPDNGITALTTADVDGIKIAGVLVDAGTTNSQTLMRIGPDGSSANHAANPVTLNDVFFRIGGATVGKATQSLVVNTNNTIIDHTWIWRADHGNGGTVGWNTNTADTGLVVNGQNVTAYGLFVEHYQKTQVIWNGNGGRTYFFQNELPYDPPNQSAWKNGNTNGYPAYKVGASVTSHEAWGLGSYAYFNVNPSVVEDHSFEVPQTSGVKFHDMVTVVLGGAGTISHIINSTGAAVTPSSNVAYLTTYP
- a CDS encoding ThuA domain-containing protein — translated: MRVRHGTALLLRLLALAALVLGLQAAPAHAAPAAATFRVLAFYDGTYDAAHISFDHEANAWFAQQGAAHGFTYTATTDWSRLNSSELAGYQVVMFLDNYPHTASQRSAFQSYVQNGGGFVGFHVSAFNTDTSDWPWYHNTFLGTGTFRSNTWGPTQETLRVDDPGHPATAGLPATITSSVSEWYSWQNDLRKNPAIDVLASMAPSTFPIGTDPNQTWYSGDYPIVWSNRDYRMVYNNFGHNAMDYATNTALSSTFASDRQNQLLLQEIAWAAGQDGGPVTPPEGATGRITGYGSKCVDVAGASSANGTAVQLYDCNGSGAQRWTAGTDGTLRALGKCLDVAAAGTANGTKVQLYDCNGSGAQVWQHRSTGELVNPASGKCLDATGPSSANGTRLQLWTCYGSGNQLWTGPA